The DNA window GAGACGGGGGGACTTTTCAGTCATCAGTCAACAGTCATCAGTCAACAGTTTCGGACTATGTAGGGGCTTTGGCGGTTAGGGGTAAAGGGCAGTTGCGCTATTTTGAAGCTTAGGCGCGCGATCGCGATAAAATAGGCTGGCGATTCTTTCACCATGTCATATCAAATCTTTCAAATTGCACATCGTAAAAATTCTCCGTGTCCCCGCGTCTCCCTCTCTCCCCATCAACCCTATCTAGCAAACTTAAAACTCTTCAATATTTCGATGGCTGTAGAGCAATATCGCCAATATATTCAACATCTTCTCTCAGAACGCGCAGAGCGCGCAGCACGGCAAAACAACGAACCGGAATACGAAGTTCAAACCGTCTTTGACACGCAGCAAGATCGCTACCAACTGTTACACGTCGGTTGGCGCAGGAATAGACGAGAGTTTGGCTGTCTGCTGTATGTTGACATCAGAAAGGGAAAAATTTGGATTCAGCACGATGGTACAGAGAGGGGTCTTGCTAACCGATTAGTTGAAATGGGCGTTCCCAATGAAGATATCGTCTTGGCGTTCCACGAGCCTGAAGTTCGGCAATATACGGATTTTGGCATGGGTTAAGCTGCTATATCGCTTATCGAGATTTTTGGGCGTATTGAATGGACGCGATCCGTCATATCAAATCCTTCAAATCGCCCATCATAAAAATTCACCGTGTCTTCGCGTCACCTCGTCTCCGTGTCAGTCATTACTGAAGGCATTCAACCGGATTTTAGATCAAATCGTCTAACCTTCAAGAGATATTTAGGACTTTAGCAAATTTCAAGCCTAAACATATCCCAAGCTCGTTTTATAAACAGCAAATACATTCTTGTTTAGGGTGAGCCAATCGAAAAAACAGTAAGACATTTATTAAGATATTTTACGAATTAAAATAAGATACGTAAAAAGTAACGATTTTTCTAGAAAAGAATATACAACTCTAAACCAAGAGTAACTCTAAAAAATAGTACATTTATACTATTTTGATATAAGATTGCTACTGAAGTCTCCGAAATGCAAACATAGTTTAAGTGTTCTTGTAAAAGTAACCTACTCTCTCTAGACAATGAAAGATAGTCAAATATTTAATATAAATGAGTTGTCGAATTACTTGACTTCAAAAAAGGTTGAACCTGAATTAAAAGCTGATATCTTCAAAGGAGTTAAAAGTAATTCGATGGCACTTAAGTTAACTGATCATATAGTTAGGCTAATTAATTGGGATAATTTGATCGCAGATCCTATCAGAAAGCAATTTCTTCCATTAGGCTCAGAATACCAGCCATCTCATCCCCAATCGAAAGTTGATTCCCTTTCAGAAGAAAAAAAACAAGTTCGGCCTGGTTTAATTCATAGATATCCTAATAAAATCTTATTTTTGCTAGGAACCTTTTGCCCGACTTATTGCGCTTTTTGTACTCGAAGTTATGCGGTTGGGCCTAATACAAAAACTCTAGCCAAAAGCTATTTAACCAAATCCCAGACAGGAAAAACAGATACTCTAATCGATTATTTGAAGACCAATGTTAACATTAACGATGTTGTTTTATCAGGAGGCGATCTTTTATCTGTACAACCATTAATAATTGATAAACTTCTTGCCAAATTAGTTACCATCAAATCCCTCAGAAGCGTAAGGCTTGCCACGAGGGGGCTTTTGTTCGATCCAAACCTTTTTTTGCCCAATACGCCATTGTTTGAAATAATTACGCGGTATTCTGAGAAGTTCAAACAGCACAATATGGAATTGTCGATTCAATGTCATTTCAACCATGCAACTGAAATTTCGTCTGAATCTCAAAAAGCTGCTCTTTCACTTTATCAGTCAGGAGTGACGATACGAAATCAAACTGTTTTATTAGATGGTGTTAATTCAACGATAGAACTACAAAAAAACCTTATCGAAAAACTCATAAGCTCGGGCATTCAACCTTACTACGTTTACCAGATGGACATGGTTGCTAATGCAGAGCATTTTCGTACAAATTTAGAAACCTGTATCAGCATATCAAAAAACTTGACTGGTGCTTTTGCAGGGTTTCAACTTCCTAGATTTATTGTAGATTTGCCGTTAGGTGGAGGTAAAAGAAGCGTATATGAATACGAATTCTACGATCAAAAATATGGTATCTATGGCTTCAAGTCCCCTATAATATCAGGAGAAAAAATTTATTACTATTGCGATCCTTTGAGATATTTGGAACCCCATGTGCAAAAAGAGTGGCATGGCAAAATATCTGTTTCAGAACTGTATGATTAAGCTAAGGCAGAAGAATTGTAGCAATAAAAATCAAAGAAGTAAATAGAGGTTAGTTTTCAATGAGTATTGACGAAAATCATCCCGAGTTTAATTTATTGCGATGGCTGTCATCTATGATACCAAGTCAAGAGATAGTTGGTTTGGAAAAATCTCTGAGTAGTAAACCAGGTAGGATAACGGATGCTTATAGAGAGTTATTTAAAAGCTATGAGATAGAAAATCCTCAAAAATTAATAACAGTAACAGAAGATTTAAAAGGTGAATTTTATCATGGTCTTGTAAGCGGATTAGAAATTCCATTTTTGTCATTTTGCGAACATCATTTTTTGCCATTTTTCGGTACAGTCGATCTTGTGTACGAACCAGGAGAATACATAATCGGAATTGGAAAGTTGTCTAGACTGGTTGACTACAGAACAAAAAGATTTAATATTCAGGAACGAATCGCAGAGGAACTATGCAGTGACTTAATGAAATTCGCTTTAGCCAAAGGAGCTTTTGCTAGAGTTAAAGCCCAGCATTTATGTCTGTGCCATCGCGGTCCGAAAAAGTACAGTTCGTTCAATACTGTCTGTTACTGGAGCGGTTCTCTTTTAGAAGCTTCTAAAAAGCAGGAAATCGATTTAATTTTTAGACAATAGACTTTAAAAAATTGGGAAGCAAAATACTGTGAAAATACGGTTGGTGTACAATTTGAGAAGTAAATATCCAGGCAAAAAAGACGACGATCCTCCCGATGTTGATGCAGACTGGGATATTCCCGAGACGATTTTTTATCTAAAAAAATCTTTGGAGAAAGTTGGGTTTGATGTTATAGATATCTGTTGCGATCGCGACATAGCGACAAAATTAGCAGATTCAAATTCCCTTGTCTTCAATATTTGCGAAATGATTGGAGGAGCTTATAGAGAAGCGATCGTTCCGTCTCTATGCGAAATATTAAACATCCCTTATGTGTTTTCTGCTCCTGATGTAATGGTGAAAACATTAGACAAAAACATTTGTAATCTGCTGGTGCAACAATTAAAACAGAATGTACCAGATTGGCTCTATGTAAAAAGTCAAGAAGACACAGAGCATTTTGCATTTTTAAATAACTATCCCTATATTGTTAAACCCGCTTTTGAAGGCAGTGGTATGGGAATTTCAAATGAATCTGTTTTATCTAACCACAAAGATTTAGTCGAGCGAGTCAATTACGTTATGTCTGCCTACAAGCAGCCTGTTTTAGTTCAGCAGTACATTAATGGACTGGAGCTAACGGTTGGTGTTTTGGGGGAGGGAAAAAAAATTGAAGTATTAGCTCCAGTTGAAATTAATTTGCCCTCTAGCAAAGTTTACGGATACGAGCAAAAAGAAAATTCAAATACGCAAGCAATATATTCTCAAAGCAGCGATGAATCAATTAACATGGAGATTAAAACTGCCTCGAAGATAATATATCAATCTTTGGGATGTAGAGATGCAGCCAGAATTGATTTTCGCTTTGACACTGCCAAGAAAAAATTGTATTTTCTGGAAATAAATCCTCTGCCCCATTTGCATCCCGATATTGGAGATTTTTGTCGCTCTGCTTATGGTGTGGGTTATTCTTATAACCAATTGATTGAGAAAATATGCAATTATGCAGTACGACGAAGTGCATTAAACAACTAAAAGTATTTTCACTAAAAAATCTAAAATTTTATTTATGAGTAGTCAAACAGAATGGGATTTTTTAGAAGAAGTAATAGTCGGTCGGGTAGAGGGAGCCATGTTTCCCAGTTGGGATAGAATTTTAAGAAATACAATACCCAAGAATGCCCTCCCAGAATATGAGTCCCAGTTTTCAAGTAAAGGAAAACTAATTCCCGAGCATATTGTCGAAAAAGCAAACGTGGCACTTGAAAATTTTATAGCTTTACTTCAGTCAGAAGGGGTTAAAGTTAGACGACCAAATCTCTTCGACTTTGAAAAACCTTTTTCTACTCCCCTATGGCAAGTACAATCTGGGGTTTCTTGTGCCAATCCCAGAGATATTTTTCTGGTAATAAACGATTGCATAATTGAGTGTCCAATGGCTGACAGAGGAAGATATTTCGAGGTATTTCCATATAGAGAAATACTCAAAGAGCTTTCTGAAAATGGGTGGAATTGGGTATCTGCACCAAAACCGACGCTTGATGACGAATTGTATTCAGTTGATTTATCTGACCAATATGCCTACTCTATTACAGAGTTTGAACCAACCTTCGATGGTGCAGATTTTGTACGTTGTGGAAAAGACATTATCGGGCAAATTAGTCATGTAACAAATGGCTTTGGTATTAAATGGCTTCAGAATTTTTTGGGTGCTGGATACAAAATTCATGTCATAGCATCAAAATGTCCTGAAGCTTTACATATAGATACAACGATTGCTCCACTTGCTAAAGGTAAGTTGCTAGTAAATCCTGAATTTATCGATTTCAATTCTCTGCCAAAATTTTTCTATGATTGGGAAATCATTGAAGCCCCTAAACCAGATTCTTTCATCACTGAAATAGGAGGGTATCGAGTAGTTAGTGATTGGATGAGTATTAATGTTTTGAGTCTTGATAATAAAAGGGTGATAGTTGAGGAAAAACAAAAGTCATTGATTAAGACTTTAAAAGATAGAGGGTTTGAGCCAATACCGTGTGCTTTTGAGGATTATTACATTTTTGGCGGCTCATTTCATTGTGCAACATTAGATATTTGTAGAAAACCTAACTATTAGACAATGAACAAGTACATTTCTTTAGTGGAAAAATATTTAGATGCGAACAAATCTTTGGATAAAGTTTACACATTCGAGTATGAAGAAAAAATTTTCATCGGGATGAACACTGTATTTTCTCCATTTGTGTTTGAAGATACCTACTTCTTCGCCAAACACCTTCCCTCTAAGCCTAATGACGAGTTTCTCGAAATTGGATGCGGAACTGGATTGATATCAATTCTCAAAGCACTAGATGGGTTAAACGTTACTGCAACTGACATTAATAAAGACGCTATTTCTAATACAAGAATAAACGCTATTTTGCATTCTGTGGAACATCAAGTTTCTGTACTTTATTCTGACGTTTTTGACTCAATAATCAGAAATCATCTATTTGATATTATTTTCTGGAATCCCCCATTTATTTTTACCCCTTTTAGCCCAAATACATTTTTAGAAAAAAGTGTTTTCGATTTGGGCTACTCAAGTATCACAAAATTCTTGAATCATTTTGCCGATTACTTAAGTCCTAAAGGGCGAGCTTTTTTAGGCTTTTCTTCTACAAGTGGCGATTTGAAACACTTATCTAATATTTGTAATGAAAGAAAAATAACTTTAAATTTACTTGCCAAAAATTTTCTAGAGGGAAACGCCTTTGAGGAACCATTCAGCTTAGAACTATATGAATTATGCTTGTCTTGAAAATAGATTGTTAGACTCCAGGAGAGAATTACAATGTTTGATAAAGAATCTCATCCTTTAACAAAGTTGTCTTTTTTGAAGCAGCGAGAAAGGTGGAAAACAGAAGATATTCATGTAAATGACTTTCAGCTAGAAATAGCTGGTCATCCTGTAATGGAAACTTGGGAAGAGCCTTACATGAAAAAGCTGGCCGAAATTGCGACCACGAATGGGGGAAGAGTCCTAGAGGTGGGTTTCGGCTTAGGCATTGCAGCGTCGTACATTCAAGAGAACTCAATAAAAGAACACCATATTATTGAGGCTAATAACCAAGTTTTTGAACGGATGAAGTCTTTTGCTAAATTTGCCAAGTACCGCACGATTTTGCACTCAGGTTTCTGGGAGGAAATTTCAAGTAATTTTGAGGACGAATTTTTCGATGGAATTTTATTTGACACTTACCCCATTATATTTGAGGAGTTGCATACTGCAAGATTTTCTTTTTTTTCAGAAGCATATAGATTGTTGAAAGTAGGAGGTGTCTTTACTCATTACTCTGGAGAATTAGAATTTACAGATGAGTATGTCGAATGCCTTTGCCAAGCCAGATTCAAAAAGTTTTCTAGTCAGTCTGTTCTTGTCAATCCTCCAAGGGATTGCTTATATTGGCGTAGCAATCGAATAATGGCACCGGTCATTATTAAGACTTAGCTAATTGAAGATTATAGATAATAAAGAGTCTGAAGAAGAAACAAGTGCTATGGATTCATACAAAAAGGTTTATCGATATTTTGAGCTAATTAGCATAGGCAGTTCAGCGCTGATAACAAAAGCAATAACCGATTGGTTGCAAGGATTAAAAGTACAACAAGTTGTTGTACTTAGTCTCACTTTTGCCTTAGTTTATTTACTTAATGAATTTTTTGTGTGGATATTTAAGAATGTTTTTAGTAATTTTACATATCTCCGAAGATATTTTTTTGGAGAAGAGTTTGTTGAAGGTTTATGGATCGAATTTTTAACTGACAACAATAATTTGACATCCGTTGGTATTGTTTTAATTAAAGCAGACAAAGAAGGAAATGGATTAAATCTTGTTGGTGACAACTACTCGGTCAACTCGGAAGGTGATTGGCTTTTAAATTATAGATTTAGTAGTAAAAATGAATTAACTAAGTTTCAGTTTCCTATATTAGACTTTGCTTATGTAAATCGTTTTGCGATACCAGTGAATGGTAGAACGTCGATTGAGGGAGTTGCACAATTAACATTTAGTTCACTTCAGGGTACACCTTCACGCTATCATGCTTCTTTTAATCTGGCAGAAGACGATCCTAGAATAGTTGGCCTTGAAGGTTGGAAAATTCAAGATCGAAGTGATTTGAAAGAAATAAAAAAAGATTCTATTAGCTCTTCTAATTTATATAAAATCATTGAAAAATATATCAAAATAAAAGAAAACAATCAACAACAAAATTAAAATATTTATGAATAAGAAATTGTTTTTCAAACAACTTAATTTATATCCCACTCAGCTTTTTAAATTTATCCACTCTATAGAGAGCAATGATTTATTATTATTAAATGAGATTATCAAAGCAGCCGCAGAATTACCAACTAATTTTGTGGAATATTATACTTTTCCTTTTCAAATTAGTAAATTGCCTTGTCAAGACATAAAACAAATCTTAATTAGTAAAAAAGCATGGATTATTTTGCGACATTTAGAATATATTCCAAGGTATAATATTTTGATGAGCCAACTGCTTAATGAACTGAAGCTATCCGAACTTAAAATATCTAATAAATTTTTTAATCCAGCTTCCTTTATTTTTATTTCTTCTCCCAATTTTATAACACCATTTCATATCGACCCAGAACACAACTTTTTATTTCAAATTACCGGAAAAAAAGAAGTGTTGGTTAATGATGCTTCTGTTTCTCCTCTAATTACATCATCAGAAATTGAAGATTTTTATGCCGATGAGTTTGGATACTCTCTTAGTTTTAGCCCAGATTACCTAGCTGGATTAACTCCTATAAAATTAGATGCTGGCGAAGGGGTATATATTCCTTTTACTTTTCCTCATATGGTGTTCAACGGAAATGATATTTCTATATCATACAGTTTAACGTTTCGTACTAAAATGTCTGAGCATCATCGAAGGGTGCATTTGGCTAATCGAGCTTTAGGTCTTCTTGGGTTGAGAACTAAAAAATATGGGGAGTCTCAGTTTCGCGATTCCTTAAAGTCTCAATTGTTTCCATTGCTAAATTTTGTTAATGTAAGAAAAAAATATTCAGATTTTTAAAATGAGTCACGTCTTTACTTATTGGGAAGGAACACCTTATGCTTTTACCCGTGTTTGCTTAAATTCAATTACAAGCATATTTGGCTCTAATCACATTCATTTGACCCCAGACTCTATAGAAGATTATATTGGTTTAAACTTAAGTGTTAAAAAATGCAAGCATCTTTCGTTTAAGTCTGATTATATTAGAACTATGTTGCTTGAGCGTTACGGTGGTTGGTGGTTTGATTGTGATGTTTTGCTGTTTAAAAACCCTCAATGCTTAATTAAAAAAAATAAGCCCCA is part of the Lusitaniella coriacea LEGE 07157 genome and encodes:
- a CDS encoding XisI protein; this translates as MAVEQYRQYIQHLLSERAERAARQNNEPEYEVQTVFDTQQDRYQLLHVGWRRNRREFGCLLYVDIRKGKIWIQHDGTERGLANRLVEMGVPNEDIVLAFHEPEVRQYTDFGMG
- a CDS encoding KamA family radical SAM protein, whose translation is MKDSQIFNINELSNYLTSKKVEPELKADIFKGVKSNSMALKLTDHIVRLINWDNLIADPIRKQFLPLGSEYQPSHPQSKVDSLSEEKKQVRPGLIHRYPNKILFLLGTFCPTYCAFCTRSYAVGPNTKTLAKSYLTKSQTGKTDTLIDYLKTNVNINDVVLSGGDLLSVQPLIIDKLLAKLVTIKSLRSVRLATRGLLFDPNLFLPNTPLFEIITRYSEKFKQHNMELSIQCHFNHATEISSESQKAALSLYQSGVTIRNQTVLLDGVNSTIELQKNLIEKLISSGIQPYYVYQMDMVANAEHFRTNLETCISISKNLTGAFAGFQLPRFIVDLPLGGGKRSVYEYEFYDQKYGIYGFKSPIISGEKIYYYCDPLRYLEPHVQKEWHGKISVSELYD
- a CDS encoding GTP cyclohydrolase I, translating into MSIDENHPEFNLLRWLSSMIPSQEIVGLEKSLSSKPGRITDAYRELFKSYEIENPQKLITVTEDLKGEFYHGLVSGLEIPFLSFCEHHFLPFFGTVDLVYEPGEYIIGIGKLSRLVDYRTKRFNIQERIAEELCSDLMKFALAKGAFARVKAQHLCLCHRGPKKYSSFNTVCYWSGSLLEASKKQEIDLIFRQ
- a CDS encoding D-alanine--D-alanine ligase family protein yields the protein MKIRLVYNLRSKYPGKKDDDPPDVDADWDIPETIFYLKKSLEKVGFDVIDICCDRDIATKLADSNSLVFNICEMIGGAYREAIVPSLCEILNIPYVFSAPDVMVKTLDKNICNLLVQQLKQNVPDWLYVKSQEDTEHFAFLNNYPYIVKPAFEGSGMGISNESVLSNHKDLVERVNYVMSAYKQPVLVQQYINGLELTVGVLGEGKKIEVLAPVEINLPSSKVYGYEQKENSNTQAIYSQSSDESINMEIKTASKIIYQSLGCRDAARIDFRFDTAKKKLYFLEINPLPHLHPDIGDFCRSAYGVGYSYNQLIEKICNYAVRRSALNN
- a CDS encoding amidinotransferase; amino-acid sequence: MSSQTEWDFLEEVIVGRVEGAMFPSWDRILRNTIPKNALPEYESQFSSKGKLIPEHIVEKANVALENFIALLQSEGVKVRRPNLFDFEKPFSTPLWQVQSGVSCANPRDIFLVINDCIIECPMADRGRYFEVFPYREILKELSENGWNWVSAPKPTLDDELYSVDLSDQYAYSITEFEPTFDGADFVRCGKDIIGQISHVTNGFGIKWLQNFLGAGYKIHVIASKCPEALHIDTTIAPLAKGKLLVNPEFIDFNSLPKFFYDWEIIEAPKPDSFITEIGGYRVVSDWMSINVLSLDNKRVIVEEKQKSLIKTLKDRGFEPIPCAFEDYYIFGGSFHCATLDICRKPNY
- a CDS encoding methyltransferase, which codes for MNKYISLVEKYLDANKSLDKVYTFEYEEKIFIGMNTVFSPFVFEDTYFFAKHLPSKPNDEFLEIGCGTGLISILKALDGLNVTATDINKDAISNTRINAILHSVEHQVSVLYSDVFDSIIRNHLFDIIFWNPPFIFTPFSPNTFLEKSVFDLGYSSITKFLNHFADYLSPKGRAFLGFSSTSGDLKHLSNICNERKITLNLLAKNFLEGNAFEEPFSLELYELCLS
- a CDS encoding methyltransferase domain-containing protein — its product is MFDKESHPLTKLSFLKQRERWKTEDIHVNDFQLEIAGHPVMETWEEPYMKKLAEIATTNGGRVLEVGFGLGIAASYIQENSIKEHHIIEANNQVFERMKSFAKFAKYRTILHSGFWEEISSNFEDEFFDGILFDTYPIIFEELHTARFSFFSEAYRLLKVGGVFTHYSGELEFTDEYVECLCQARFKKFSSQSVLVNPPRDCLYWRSNRIMAPVIIKT